A part of Candidatus Electrothrix aestuarii genomic DNA contains:
- the rfaE2 gene encoding D-glycero-beta-D-manno-heptose 1-phosphate adenylyltransferase — protein sequence MEQEDIFPHVACLQLYLQQGNVEANLKEFRRLLESESFSTDTLLVLPELWATGFDYPNIETLAKLTPQILAELEQKAAQHGLCFAGSLLDRQDTGVIYNSLFLVGPEGVVGSYQKQHMFRLWQEDQYLAVGPTAHVMQAGFGSLAALVCYDLRFPELSRRQVFSGSKLLIVSAQWPAARSDHWEILLRARAVENQCFVVACNASGTIPVGELAGHSMIISPTGQVLAKADGKPAIIRADLNGADVTAARSRFCSVAERPWYGQDRDKILTQEGLFEWVAGLRSQGSKVVFTNGCFDLLHAGHVSYLEEARRCGDCLVIGLNSDRSVQALKGPTRPVNPELERARVLAALGCVDFIALFDEDTPLNLISMLLPDILVKGADWPEDQIAGAAEVKAAGGRVVRIPFTCQNSTTTIIEKIQDSACD from the coding sequence ATGGAGCAGGAGGATATTTTTCCGCACGTTGCTTGTCTTCAGCTCTACCTGCAACAGGGGAATGTGGAGGCGAATCTTAAAGAATTTCGTCGACTGCTGGAGTCAGAGTCTTTTTCTACAGACACCTTGCTTGTCTTGCCGGAACTCTGGGCCACTGGCTTTGATTATCCAAATATAGAAACCCTTGCCAAGCTGACTCCTCAGATTCTTGCCGAACTTGAGCAGAAAGCAGCACAGCATGGTCTCTGTTTTGCCGGTTCTCTGCTGGATAGGCAGGATACAGGAGTGATCTATAATTCTCTCTTTCTTGTCGGCCCAGAGGGCGTGGTCGGGAGCTACCAAAAGCAGCATATGTTTAGGCTTTGGCAGGAAGATCAGTATCTCGCAGTTGGGCCAACTGCCCATGTAATGCAGGCTGGCTTTGGTTCTCTTGCTGCCTTGGTTTGCTATGATCTTCGTTTTCCTGAGCTGAGCCGGAGGCAGGTTTTTTCTGGAAGCAAACTCCTGATTGTTTCTGCGCAATGGCCAGCAGCACGTTCTGATCACTGGGAAATATTATTACGCGCCCGGGCAGTGGAAAACCAATGCTTTGTTGTGGCATGCAACGCGAGCGGTACCATCCCTGTCGGTGAATTAGCAGGGCATTCCATGATAATTTCACCTACGGGGCAGGTGCTTGCAAAGGCTGATGGAAAGCCTGCTATTATCAGGGCAGACCTGAATGGAGCAGATGTTACAGCGGCTCGGTCACGTTTTTGTTCTGTTGCTGAGCGCCCTTGGTACGGTCAAGATCGGGATAAGATCCTTACGCAGGAGGGCTTGTTTGAATGGGTAGCTGGCTTGCGTTCTCAAGGGAGTAAGGTCGTGTTTACCAATGGTTGCTTTGACCTTCTGCACGCTGGACATGTCAGCTATTTGGAGGAGGCCCGCCGTTGCGGTGACTGTCTGGTAATCGGCTTGAATTCCGACCGCTCTGTGCAGGCCCTGAAAGGACCTACCCGACCGGTGAATCCTGAGCTTGAGCGTGCTCGGGTTCTGGCAGCTCTAGGCTGTGTGGATTTTATTGCGCTTTTTGATGAAGACACACCCCTTAATTTAATCAGCATGTTGTTGCCCGATATCCTGGTGAAAGGAGCAGATTGGCCCGAAGACCAGATCGCCGGGGCAGCCGAAGTGAAAGCTGCTGGCGGAAGGGTCGTTCGGATACCCTTTACCTGTCAAAATTCCACCACCACCATTATTGAAAAAATCCAGGACAGTGCCTGTGATTAA
- a CDS encoding DVU0298 family protein — protein sequence MGTRAIKQKVLKALQQDDLVRIETELAHLQEKELINALFSGICHSDERIRWHAISIMGSAVARLTEQDMEEARIILRRMLWSLNDESGGIGWGAPESMAEIMCCHEGLADEYIHMLISYMRPDGEEEWQDGNFLEHEILQQGLLWAMGRLAQCRKEHLLARQAERDLPPYLDAEDAVVCGLAARAIGLLGATDTLDIVTVQERLQGLAKNDQRTIKLYEQGTFRVVAVAELAGQALKALQEVR from the coding sequence ATGGGAACGCGAGCAATTAAGCAAAAGGTGCTGAAAGCCTTGCAGCAGGATGATCTTGTCCGTATTGAAACCGAGCTTGCCCATCTGCAGGAAAAAGAATTGATCAATGCCCTTTTTTCGGGAATATGCCACTCTGATGAACGCATTCGTTGGCATGCAATATCGATTATGGGGAGCGCTGTGGCCAGGCTGACTGAGCAGGATATGGAGGAGGCACGGATAATCCTCCGGCGCATGCTCTGGAGTCTCAATGATGAGTCCGGTGGCATCGGTTGGGGGGCTCCAGAATCTATGGCGGAAATTATGTGTTGCCATGAGGGGCTTGCGGATGAGTATATCCACATGTTGATTTCATACATGCGACCTGATGGCGAAGAAGAATGGCAGGATGGTAATTTCTTGGAGCATGAGATCTTACAGCAGGGCCTTCTCTGGGCAATGGGGCGCTTAGCCCAATGCCGAAAGGAGCACCTGCTCGCCAGGCAAGCGGAGCGGGATTTGCCGCCTTATCTGGATGCTGAGGATGCAGTTGTTTGCGGCTTAGCAGCACGTGCAATAGGATTGCTGGGTGCTACTGATACTCTTGATATTGTAACGGTTCAGGAGCGCTTGCAGGGACTGGCGAAGAACGATCAGCGAACTATCAAGCTTTATGAGCAAGGTACATTCAGAGTCGTTGCCGTTGCCGAGCTTGCGGGGCAGGCTCTAAAGGCGCTTCAGGAGGTTCGCTGA
- a CDS encoding ferritin, which yields MLKKKMLKALTRQINEEMYSGYLYLSMESYFHSISLSGFANWMRVQSQEELTHAMKFYDYVNERGGRVILDSIKQPDAEWETPLAAFEQIMAHEEKVTSLINELMDLAIAEQDHATKIFLQWFVSEQVEEEASVGEVLNKLRLIQDDSSGLFMVDAELAQRVFVPPVKA from the coding sequence ATGTTGAAGAAGAAGATGCTTAAGGCTTTAACTCGTCAGATTAATGAAGAAATGTACTCTGGCTATCTCTACCTTTCAATGGAATCTTATTTTCATTCTATTAGCCTGTCCGGTTTTGCAAACTGGATGCGCGTGCAGTCTCAGGAAGAGCTGACCCATGCGATGAAATTTTATGATTATGTTAATGAGCGTGGCGGAAGAGTCATTCTTGATAGCATCAAACAGCCGGATGCAGAATGGGAGACGCCGCTTGCCGCTTTTGAACAGATTATGGCCCATGAGGAAAAAGTAACATCCTTGATTAATGAGTTGATGGATCTTGCCATTGCTGAACAAGATCACGCAACCAAGATTTTTTTGCAGTGGTTTGTCTCTGAACAGGTAGAAGAAGAGGCCTCTGTCGGAGAGGTCTTGAATAAATTGCGCCTGATTCAGGATGATTCATCAGGTCTGTTTATGGTGGATGCTGAGCTGGCTCAGCGGGTTTTTGTTCCACCTGTCAAGGCCTAG
- the fabB gene encoding beta-ketoacyl-ACP synthase I gives MRRVVITGMGIVSPLGDTSEEVLNSLKTGKSGVRYWPPYKELGLRSQVGAFTQINCKKHIDKKILRFMGNAAAYAYIAMQQAVDDSGLPPDQVSSPRTGLIIGSGGTSAENVVATADTMRNKGLRRLSPFMVPRTMSSTVSAGLTAPFKIKGVCYSISSACATGAHCIGAAMEQIQLGKQDLIFAGGSDEEHWTQTSMFDAMGALSTSFNDTPEQASRPYDVNRDGFVVANGAGIILLEELEHALKRGAQIYGELVGYGATADGHEMVSPSGEGASRCIQLALATSAQPIDYINAHGTSTPIGDMIELQAIRHVFGKDTPPISSTKSLSGHSLGAAGVHEAIYCLLMLNNNFIAASANIRKLETDAENMNIVQETREAELNTVMSNSYGFGGTNACLVFQKYQEG, from the coding sequence ATGCGTAGAGTAGTAATAACAGGGATGGGAATTGTCTCCCCCCTTGGTGATACATCTGAGGAGGTTCTGAACTCCTTAAAAACAGGAAAATCCGGTGTGCGTTATTGGCCTCCCTACAAAGAGCTGGGACTCCGCTCTCAGGTAGGTGCCTTTACTCAGATAAATTGCAAAAAGCATATCGACAAAAAGATCCTCCGTTTCATGGGTAATGCTGCGGCCTATGCCTATATTGCCATGCAACAGGCCGTGGATGATAGCGGGCTGCCCCCGGACCAGGTTTCCTCGCCACGGACCGGCCTTATCATTGGTTCGGGTGGTACTTCGGCAGAGAATGTGGTTGCGACGGCAGATACCATGCGCAATAAAGGACTTCGTCGCCTCAGCCCCTTCATGGTACCGCGCACCATGTCCAGCACAGTTTCAGCTGGACTCACAGCACCTTTTAAAATCAAAGGGGTCTGTTATTCCATTTCTTCGGCCTGTGCAACAGGCGCGCACTGCATCGGCGCTGCAATGGAACAGATTCAACTCGGTAAGCAAGACTTGATCTTCGCAGGCGGGAGCGATGAGGAGCACTGGACCCAGACTTCTATGTTCGACGCAATGGGTGCCCTATCCACGAGCTTTAACGACACACCCGAGCAGGCATCAAGGCCCTATGATGTGAATCGAGATGGGTTTGTTGTTGCGAATGGGGCAGGGATTATCCTGCTTGAAGAACTAGAACATGCCCTGAAACGCGGCGCTCAAATTTACGGAGAACTAGTTGGATACGGGGCAACAGCAGACGGTCATGAAATGGTGTCGCCTTCTGGCGAAGGAGCTTCTCGCTGCATCCAACTGGCCCTTGCCACAAGCGCCCAGCCCATCGACTATATCAATGCCCACGGGACATCCACCCCCATTGGCGACATGATAGAATTACAAGCAATTCGTCATGTTTTTGGCAAGGACACCCCGCCCATCAGCTCAACCAAATCCCTTTCAGGACACTCCTTAGGTGCTGCCGGGGTTCACGAGGCTATTTACTGCCTGCTTATGCTCAATAATAACTTTATTGCAGCAAGTGCTAATATTCGCAAACTGGAAACAGATGCAGAGAACATGAATATCGTGCAGGAAACACGGGAAGCAGAGCTCAACACCGTGATGTCAAATAGCTACGGATTTGGCGGCACAAATGCCTGCCTTGTTTTTCAAAAATACCAAGAGGGGTAG
- a CDS encoding DUF4388 domain-containing protein: MEYRNAVFVVTEEHACPIYNVGEEFIVHDSTLTIEHNKEVCLLLVQELLKALTGARPLQPHFTQTKMVRTKFECGGCTGLIRFEYKKENAYSTLQMNLLEVAKKRAKKQLIEEFFGLLREMELFEPLDDFDLQDLALLMKLQKYPANKVIIEAGELGTHFYVVLAGTVVVVREDNKVIAEIGPGNIFGEMSLLSGELTYPSVYSKTAVQLAALKAKDFKHVLSRYPILQIFFYRVLVDRAQENTMRAGKISSGMSGELSDINSVELFQLINSGGKTGKVQLVFEENQALILFNEGEIVYCKYGDQEGKEAVFSLLAKQKGTFTYTKGLAAEEKKLPVLGGFMGLIMEGLRRIDEEQGDEE; the protein is encoded by the coding sequence ATGGAATATCGGAATGCTGTATTCGTTGTCACCGAAGAACACGCATGTCCCATATATAATGTTGGTGAGGAGTTTATTGTTCACGATTCCACCTTAACCATTGAACACAATAAAGAAGTCTGTCTCCTGCTGGTTCAGGAGCTGCTTAAGGCCTTGACCGGTGCCCGTCCTTTACAACCTCATTTTACTCAGACCAAGATGGTTCGGACCAAATTCGAGTGCGGCGGTTGCACTGGATTGATTCGTTTTGAATATAAAAAGGAGAACGCCTACTCCACCTTGCAGATGAATCTGCTTGAGGTTGCAAAAAAACGGGCAAAGAAACAGCTTATCGAAGAATTTTTCGGGCTTCTTCGAGAAATGGAGCTTTTTGAGCCTCTGGATGATTTTGACCTCCAGGATCTCGCTCTTCTCATGAAGCTGCAAAAATATCCCGCCAATAAGGTTATCATCGAGGCAGGAGAGCTTGGGACACATTTTTATGTGGTCTTAGCAGGAACCGTGGTTGTGGTCCGCGAGGATAATAAGGTTATTGCTGAGATCGGTCCCGGTAATATTTTCGGGGAAATGAGTCTCCTTTCTGGAGAATTAACCTATCCTTCTGTGTATTCCAAGACGGCTGTTCAGCTGGCTGCTCTGAAGGCAAAGGATTTTAAGCATGTCTTATCTCGCTATCCTATCTTACAGATTTTTTTCTATAGAGTTCTAGTGGACCGCGCCCAGGAGAACACCATGCGAGCTGGAAAAATTAGTTCTGGTATGAGCGGTGAGCTGTCAGATATTAACTCAGTGGAGTTGTTTCAGTTGATCAATTCCGGCGGCAAGACAGGCAAGGTCCAGCTTGTGTTTGAAGAAAATCAAGCGCTGATCCTGTTTAACGAGGGAGAAATCGTTTATTGTAAATACGGTGACCAGGAAGGAAAGGAAGCGGTTTTTTCTTTGTTGGCAAAGCAGAAAGGTACCTTCACCTATACTAAGGGCCTAGCTGCTGAAGAAAAAAAGCTTCCTGTCTTAGGGGGATTTATGGGGTTGATTATGGAGGGCCTGCGCCGCATTGATGAAGAACAGGGTGATGAAGAGTGA
- a CDS encoding cyclic nucleotide-binding domain-containing protein, translating into MEYRNAVFVVTSEDSCPIYNVGEEIQVQDSAVSVDYEKPVCLILVRELHKALAKKPGEQRFTQMAMQRASFRCPGCTGSMRFEYKKERGFSTLQMNLLRIADKKARKRHVEALFKHLRTMQVFELLEDHDLLDLISMLKLKQFDPNKIIISEGTRGTHLYIILSGKVAIVKGEEIIAEIGRGEIFGEMSLLSGDPASSSVHSRTVVKFGTINGKDLKFILNRYPVLQIFFYRLLVNRAQMNMARSGKISSGMSGELIYINPVELFQLINSGGKSGKVDLIFHDGHATILFKEGEIIHASYGDLNGKEALFALLSKKKGSFTYNTELAKKYEDLPVLGGFMGLLMEGLQRIDEEQGTVVKKEV; encoded by the coding sequence ATGGAATATCGTAACGCTGTTTTTGTTGTTACCTCAGAGGATTCATGCCCTATTTATAATGTAGGTGAAGAAATCCAGGTTCAGGACTCGGCAGTGAGTGTGGACTATGAAAAGCCCGTTTGCCTGATCCTGGTGCGTGAACTCCATAAAGCGCTTGCTAAAAAACCAGGTGAGCAGCGATTTACCCAGATGGCTATGCAGCGGGCATCGTTTCGTTGCCCCGGCTGCACAGGCTCCATGCGTTTTGAGTACAAGAAAGAACGGGGCTTTTCTACCCTGCAGATGAATCTCCTGCGGATTGCGGATAAAAAAGCGAGAAAACGGCATGTCGAAGCCCTGTTCAAGCATCTCAGGACTATGCAGGTGTTTGAACTCCTTGAAGATCATGATCTCTTGGATCTTATTTCAATGTTGAAGTTGAAACAGTTTGATCCTAATAAGATCATTATCTCAGAGGGCACCAGAGGGACGCATCTCTATATTATCTTATCCGGTAAGGTTGCTATCGTAAAAGGCGAAGAAATTATTGCCGAAATCGGACGTGGTGAAATTTTTGGAGAAATGAGTCTCCTCTCCGGTGACCCGGCGAGTAGTTCTGTTCATTCCCGGACAGTGGTTAAATTTGGGACAATCAATGGAAAGGACCTAAAATTCATCCTGAATCGATATCCGGTCCTGCAAATCTTTTTCTATCGTTTGCTAGTTAACCGGGCCCAAATGAATATGGCCCGCTCTGGTAAAATCAGCTCAGGTATGAGCGGAGAGCTGATTTATATCAACCCGGTAGAACTGTTTCAGCTGATTAATAGCGGTGGGAAGTCCGGTAAGGTTGATTTGATTTTCCATGATGGGCATGCAACAATCCTTTTCAAAGAAGGTGAGATTATCCATGCGTCCTACGGGGATTTGAACGGGAAGGAGGCCCTCTTTGCACTTTTATCGAAGAAAAAGGGATCCTTTACCTATAATACAGAACTTGCGAAAAAGTACGAGGATCTCCCTGTGCTTGGAGGGTTTATGGGCCTGTTGATGGAAGGATTGCAGCGCATAGATGAAGAGCAGGGAACGGTAGTGAAGAAAGAGGTTTGA
- a CDS encoding zinc ribbon domain-containing protein, with translation MPVYEYECPACEKVFEVHQGINDSPLTSCSVCGGEVKKIMSMSSFHLKGGGWYSDGYASGASSKNGVAGKASSGADSSKKASACGAEGACKGCPASS, from the coding sequence ATGCCAGTTTACGAGTATGAGTGCCCTGCTTGTGAAAAAGTGTTTGAAGTACATCAGGGGATAAATGATAGCCCACTAACCTCCTGTTCCGTTTGTGGTGGTGAAGTGAAGAAGATTATGTCTATGAGCTCCTTTCATTTGAAAGGGGGCGGATGGTATTCTGACGGGTATGCATCTGGGGCTTCGTCTAAAAACGGGGTGGCGGGTAAAGCTTCATCAGGTGCGGATTCTTCTAAGAAAGCGTCTGCCTGTGGGGCTGAGGGTGCTTGTAAGGGGTGTCCAGCTTCTTCTTGA
- the rlmB gene encoding 23S rRNA (guanosine(2251)-2'-O)-methyltransferase RlmB: protein MVTSCKKAARPAHKKKVEKAELPAEQETEELLWGINAVHEALRRNARSLSELLIQKGKAGPKVQELIDLAREHAVRVRFVEGDRLPVPRNCRHQGVVARQTEAEFLSLEELLAESLADTGRILILDSIQDPRNLGSILRSALAGGFRSIILTRERSAPLSGTVARTSAGAIAHLRIAQVVNLVTVLELLKQSGFWIYGAVAEASAPSIYRTDFSGRLGLVIGSEGKGIRPLVRKHCDQLVTIPMTTDFDSLNASVAAALIMFEVVRQGKNED from the coding sequence ATGGTCACTTCGTGTAAAAAGGCAGCTCGCCCAGCTCATAAAAAGAAGGTCGAAAAGGCCGAATTACCCGCAGAGCAGGAAACAGAAGAGCTCCTTTGGGGGATAAATGCCGTTCATGAGGCATTAAGGAGAAATGCTCGCAGTCTGTCTGAGCTGCTCATTCAAAAGGGTAAGGCCGGTCCTAAGGTCCAGGAGCTTATTGATCTTGCCCGCGAGCATGCGGTCAGGGTTCGTTTTGTAGAGGGAGATAGACTCCCGGTTCCGCGTAATTGTCGGCACCAGGGGGTTGTGGCCCGCCAGACCGAGGCGGAGTTTCTCTCTCTGGAAGAACTCCTGGCAGAGTCTTTAGCAGATACGGGGCGAATTCTGATTTTAGATTCCATCCAAGATCCACGTAACCTCGGGTCCATCCTTCGCTCCGCCTTGGCCGGAGGATTCCGCAGTATTATCCTGACCCGCGAACGTAGTGCCCCCTTATCCGGGACCGTGGCCCGCACCTCAGCTGGTGCCATTGCCCATCTTCGTATTGCCCAGGTGGTCAATCTGGTTACTGTTCTGGAGTTGCTCAAGCAGAGTGGCTTCTGGATTTACGGAGCTGTGGCTGAGGCCTCGGCACCGTCTATTTACAGAACGGATTTCAGCGGTCGGCTTGGGTTGGTGATTGGCAGTGAAGGGAAGGGGATTCGTCCTCTGGTGCGCAAGCACTGCGACCAACTGGTCACGATTCCTATGACAACAGATTTTGATTCCCTGAATGCCTCGGTGGCTGCTGCCCTGATTATGTTTGAGGTGGTCCGACAGGGAAAAAATGAAGATTGA
- the gmk gene encoding guanylate kinase yields MAEGFLLVVSAPSGCGKTTILKQVMAKISGLQFSVSHTTRQPRKGEMDGIDYHFVSKEQFIALRDQEPSGFLEWAEVHGNFYGTSRQEVEASLTEGKDVILDIDIQGAEQVRKNADPVTVFISPPTLAELERRLRGRGTESAEDITVRLENAEKEMAAASNYRYLIINDELDQAVRDLQAVIAAERRRRNPAQVNRTVPRD; encoded by the coding sequence ATGGCTGAGGGCTTTTTGTTGGTTGTTTCTGCACCTTCCGGGTGTGGTAAGACCACTATTCTAAAGCAGGTAATGGCAAAAATTTCCGGGCTGCAATTTTCTGTATCGCATACCACCCGTCAGCCACGGAAGGGTGAAATGGACGGAATCGACTATCATTTTGTCAGCAAAGAACAGTTTATTGCTCTTCGTGACCAAGAGCCCTCTGGTTTTCTGGAATGGGCTGAGGTGCATGGCAATTTTTACGGAACTTCACGTCAGGAAGTCGAGGCTTCCTTGACCGAAGGTAAGGATGTTATCTTGGATATTGATATTCAGGGCGCTGAGCAGGTGAGGAAAAATGCAGACCCTGTCACCGTCTTTATCAGTCCGCCAACCTTGGCTGAGCTGGAACGGCGTTTGCGGGGGCGTGGAACCGAGAGCGCTGAGGATATAACGGTGCGCTTGGAAAACGCGGAAAAGGAGATGGCCGCCGCCAGCAACTACCGTTATCTGATTATCAATGATGAGCTTGATCAGGCTGTTCGTGACCTGCAAGCCGTTATTGCAGCAGAACGCCGCCGCCGCAACCCGGCGCAGGTGAACAGAACTGTTCCCCGTGATTGA
- a CDS encoding DUF370 domain-containing protein produces the protein MDNRLVNIGFGNSVKVSRILAVVNPGSSPIRKLKEEARQEHRLIDVTEGRRTRGIVILDSGHLVLSSVQPETINQRLAALDREQSGVGLLQKHVGEGGHNG, from the coding sequence ATGGATAATAGACTTGTTAATATAGGTTTCGGTAATTCCGTGAAAGTGAGCCGCATCCTGGCTGTGGTCAATCCCGGTTCTTCGCCGATCAGGAAACTCAAGGAAGAGGCCCGGCAGGAGCATCGGCTCATTGATGTCACTGAGGGGAGGCGGACGCGGGGGATTGTTATCCTGGACAGCGGGCACTTGGTTTTGTCCTCAGTTCAACCGGAAACTATTAATCAACGCCTGGCGGCCTTGGACAGAGAGCAAAGCGGTGTAGGGCTCCTGCAAAAGCATGTCGGGGAAGGAGGACATAATGGCTGA